The genome window TGGGGCTTGGCCAGGGAGACTGCGCCGTCCTCTTTTTGCCAAAATGTGTAAGCTGGGTCGTGGCGCATCTCGCCGTCCTCAAGATCGGGGCCATCAGCGTTCCCCTTAACCCGGCTTTTACGAAACGGGAGCTGGCCTATTTCCTGAAGGAGACCACGCCTAAACTGGCTATGGTCGGGGTGAACCAGGTTGAGGCCGTCAGGGAAATCGCTCCCAGCCTTCCCCTGGTTACAGTT of Deltaproteobacteria bacterium contains these proteins:
- a CDS encoding AMP-binding protein → MKREPLIHLIQGSLRRMDQKRALTFLRGREIETRLSFHDLDEDSDCMARSFKRMGLGQGDCAVLFLPKCVSWVVAHLAVLKIGAISVPLNPAFTKRELAYFLKETTPKLAMVGVNQVEAVREIAPSLPLVTV